In Massilia antarctica, the following are encoded in one genomic region:
- a CDS encoding NAD-dependent epimerase/dehydratase family protein has product MERILIIGANGQIGSELVGALAQQHGAGNVIASDIGASNVYKAARYTQLDVLDKARLAALVADEGITQVYQLAALLSATGEQAPLKAWTLNMDGLLNILEVARERGEAGKPLRVFWPSSIAAFGPNTPPQSTPQYTVMDPTTIYGISKLAGERLCEYYFTKYGVDVRSIRYPGIISYKSPPGGGTTDYAIAIFHAALRGEPYECFLGPDTTLPMIYMPDAIRATIELMDAPSRQIAVRSAYNVAGVSFNPRELAAAIQRALPGFEIGYKPDSRQAIAASWPQSLDDSVATADWGWKAQVGIEQLVADMLANIDVELTRAA; this is encoded by the coding sequence ATGGAACGCATTCTCATTATCGGCGCGAACGGCCAGATTGGCAGTGAACTGGTCGGCGCACTGGCGCAGCAGCATGGTGCCGGCAACGTCATCGCCTCGGACATCGGCGCGAGCAACGTCTACAAGGCGGCGCGCTACACCCAGCTCGACGTGCTCGATAAGGCGCGCCTGGCGGCCCTGGTGGCCGACGAAGGCATCACCCAGGTCTACCAGCTGGCGGCGCTGCTGTCGGCCACCGGCGAACAGGCCCCGCTCAAGGCCTGGACCCTGAACATGGACGGCCTGCTCAACATCCTGGAAGTGGCGCGCGAACGCGGCGAAGCGGGCAAACCGCTGCGCGTCTTCTGGCCATCGTCGATCGCCGCCTTCGGTCCGAACACGCCGCCGCAAAGCACGCCGCAGTACACGGTGATGGACCCGACCACCATCTATGGCATCAGCAAGCTGGCCGGCGAGCGCCTGTGCGAGTACTACTTCACCAAGTACGGGGTGGACGTGCGCAGCATCCGCTACCCGGGCATCATCAGCTACAAGTCGCCTCCGGGCGGCGGCACCACCGACTATGCCATCGCGATTTTCCATGCGGCCCTGCGCGGCGAACCTTACGAGTGCTTCCTCGGCCCCGACACCACCTTGCCGATGATTTACATGCCCGATGCGATCCGCGCCACCATCGAATTGATGGATGCCCCATCTAGACAGATCGCGGTGCGTTCTGCCTATAATGTGGCCGGCGTATCGTTCAACCCGCGCGAGCTGGCGGCAGCCATCCAGCGCGCCTTGCCGGGCTTCGAGATCGGCTACAAACCGGACAGCCGCCAGGCGATTGCCGCCAGCTGGCCGCAAAGCCTGGACGACAGCGTGGCCACGGCCGACTGGGGCTGGAAGGCGCAGGTAGGGATCGAGCAGCTGGTGGCCGACATGCTGGCCAATATCGACGTCGAGCTCACCCGCGCTGCCTGA
- a CDS encoding dihydrofolate reductase family protein, protein MRKLTSHLFISLDGVVEAPDTFVRPNLYADFDEFTCATVAEQDAILLGRKTYQAWSTFWPDSTIEPFASFINNNQKIVVSSTLEKLEWRHSILLNGELATAVGELKARPGKTIGVHGSISLVQSLLVAGLLDELHFILCPVMAGHGRRLLDRQGDPVQLDLKHSRSTPAGLQYLVYTPRP, encoded by the coding sequence ATGCGAAAGCTCACGTCGCACCTGTTTATCTCGCTCGACGGCGTCGTCGAAGCGCCCGATACTTTCGTGCGTCCGAACCTGTACGCCGACTTCGACGAATTTACGTGCGCAACTGTCGCCGAGCAGGACGCCATCCTGCTCGGCCGCAAAACGTATCAGGCATGGTCGACGTTTTGGCCGGACTCGACGATCGAGCCATTTGCCTCCTTTATCAACAACAACCAGAAGATCGTGGTCAGCAGCACCCTGGAGAAGCTGGAATGGCGCCATTCGATACTCCTCAATGGCGAGCTTGCCACCGCTGTCGGCGAGCTCAAAGCCCGGCCCGGCAAGACCATCGGCGTACACGGCAGCATCAGCCTGGTCCAATCCTTGCTGGTGGCTGGCCTGCTGGATGAACTGCACTTCATCCTTTGTCCGGTCATGGCGGGACACGGCCGCCGCCTGCTCGACCGTCAAGGCGACCCGGTGCAACTGGACCTGAAGCATTCGCGTTCCACGCCGGCAGGCCTGCAATATCTGGTCTATACGCCCCGGCCATAA
- a CDS encoding SMI1/KNR4 family protein: MSESFEALATSTGIALPATLRQLIGSGRTSYDKPDCMALSALYDFRWLSAQRAGEVIASWLNPVKQNGNVFLPFGRSGAGDAYCLVRLRSGEEGVAMVWRDRSASRLRYASFDHFVVAEYLAVFADLDLLDDDAGDPAACLRADVAKVAGLLDPALERMLHACLDKPPSGHPYRQGPASRPEIVFSLISQAEEEALYARVSMPEPLAFDVVARWE; encoded by the coding sequence GTGAGCGAGTCGTTCGAGGCGCTGGCCACGTCCACCGGGATTGCCTTGCCGGCGACCCTGCGGCAGCTGATCGGGAGCGGCCGGACCAGTTACGACAAGCCCGATTGCATGGCCTTGTCCGCGCTGTACGATTTTCGCTGGCTGTCGGCGCAGCGCGCGGGCGAAGTCATCGCCAGCTGGCTCAATCCGGTCAAGCAGAATGGCAATGTGTTTCTGCCGTTCGGACGATCCGGCGCCGGCGATGCCTATTGCCTGGTGCGCCTGCGCAGCGGGGAAGAGGGTGTTGCCATGGTGTGGCGTGATCGCAGCGCTTCGCGGCTGCGTTACGCCAGCTTCGATCACTTTGTCGTGGCCGAGTATCTGGCGGTGTTTGCCGATCTCGATTTGCTCGATGACGATGCGGGCGATCCGGCTGCCTGTCTGCGGGCTGACGTCGCCAAGGTGGCCGGCCTGCTCGATCCCGCGCTTGAGCGTATGCTGCACGCCTGCCTGGACAAACCGCCAAGCGGGCACCCGTACCGGCAAGGTCCGGCATCGCGTCCGGAAATAGTGTTCTCGCTCATCAGCCAGGCTGAGGAGGAGGCGCTGTACGCCAGGGTGAGCATGCCCGAGCCGCTCGCGTTCGATGTGGTGGCGCGCTGGGAATAG
- a CDS encoding inositol monophosphatase family protein, which produces MNHPEQLSLPTSDDQTLLLRTVAAVQAAGHAVKALFDPHARPQTLQEIASTIEANDRVSMSILRQALSQARPGARWDDDEEGRGPLPDGEWWVCDPVEGAIHHIHGSPRWGVTATLVRDNVPVLTAIHLPLTGDTYTALRGGGAWLNGTALKASSKSDLRAAMVGTGQAAPGEGAAVYRRIGGSVSAMLEAALVVHVSVPSTMQLIDVAAGRQDLFWQYSQVRSGLVAGALLVAEAGGRVTDLHGRPWQPDSRGFLAGAPALTAPAAAILAACDEEAGQ; this is translated from the coding sequence ATGAACCACCCTGAACAACTTTCCCTCCCAACTTCCGACGACCAGACGCTACTGCTGCGAACCGTCGCCGCGGTGCAGGCGGCCGGCCATGCAGTCAAGGCGCTGTTCGACCCGCACGCGCGTCCGCAGACCTTGCAGGAGATCGCATCGACCATCGAGGCCAACGACCGTGTATCGATGTCCATCCTGCGCCAAGCCCTGTCGCAAGCGCGTCCCGGCGCCCGCTGGGACGACGACGAGGAAGGGCGCGGTCCCTTGCCCGACGGCGAATGGTGGGTGTGCGACCCGGTCGAGGGGGCCATCCACCATATTCACGGTTCGCCGCGCTGGGGCGTGACGGCGACCCTGGTACGCGACAACGTGCCCGTGCTGACCGCGATTCACCTGCCGCTCACCGGTGACACGTATACCGCGCTGCGCGGCGGCGGCGCCTGGCTCAACGGGACGGCTTTGAAGGCATCCTCGAAATCCGATCTGCGCGCGGCGATGGTGGGTACCGGGCAAGCCGCGCCCGGCGAAGGGGCGGCCGTTTATCGGCGCATCGGCGGCTCGGTATCGGCGATGCTGGAGGCGGCGCTGGTGGTGCACGTGTCGGTGCCGTCCACCATGCAGCTGATTGACGTCGCCGCTGGCCGTCAGGATTTGTTCTGGCAATACAGCCAGGTGCGCTCCGGCCTGGTGGCGGGCGCCTTGCTCGTCGCCGAAGCCGGCGGCCGGGTGACCGACCTGCACGGACGGCCATGGCAGCCGGACAGCAGAGGCTTCCTTGCCGGCGCGCCCGCGCTGACTGCTCCGGCGGCTGCCATCCTGGCGGCCTGCGACGAGGAGGCGGGGCAATGA
- a CDS encoding TetR/AcrR family transcriptional regulator — protein sequence MNNSQSKKATVRRLVPRKTPSQPRSAHTVGTILEGAAHILEQYGLEGYTTNAIAARAGVSIGSLYQYFPTKDAVTIALIERESLDLVREASAALQGQDHRRALRELVEIGIRYQLRRPQLAKLLDTEQGRLASLMPGTAHAAAMRAALTGFLATYPGLDPARAGRTASDLMALISALTDAAGRVETAISPALADPIEGAVLGYLNAVSITVS from the coding sequence ATGAACAACTCGCAATCGAAGAAGGCAACCGTGCGCCGGCTGGTGCCAAGGAAGACGCCGTCCCAGCCGCGTTCCGCCCATACCGTGGGCACCATCCTGGAGGGGGCAGCTCACATTCTTGAACAATATGGACTTGAAGGATATACAACGAATGCCATCGCCGCCCGCGCGGGCGTGAGCATCGGTTCCCTGTACCAGTATTTTCCCACCAAGGATGCGGTGACGATCGCCTTGATCGAACGCGAATCGCTCGACCTGGTGCGCGAGGCGAGCGCGGCGCTGCAAGGACAGGATCATCGCCGCGCGCTGCGCGAGCTGGTCGAGATAGGAATCCGCTATCAGCTGCGCCGGCCCCAGCTGGCAAAGTTGCTCGATACGGAACAAGGCCGGCTGGCCTCGCTGATGCCGGGGACAGCCCATGCCGCGGCGATGCGTGCCGCGCTCACCGGTTTTCTCGCCACCTACCCGGGCCTGGATCCGGCGCGTGCCGGACGAACCGCATCCGACCTCATGGCGCTCATCAGCGCATTGACAGACGCCGCGGGTCGGGTGGAGACAGCGATATCGCCTGCGCTGGCCGATCCGATTGAAGGGGCGGTGCTGGGTTACCTGAACGCCGTGTCCATAACAGTGTCATAA
- a CDS encoding NAD(P)-dependent oxidoreductase, with the protein MKLAIFGATGATGRHLVDQALQAGHEVSALVRSADRLSIVHPRLRLVVGIFSQQDGVRDVVQGADAVISVLGARKGDASAICTEGMRGIIAAMETAGTRRLVALSAYGASETRRASLFIRVVRRIIAAKMRDKDSMEALVRASALDWTLVRPPALTNGPRTGRYRAGTTLNPGIAGTLARADLAAFMLREAVEGNYRGAAVVVARQGRSD; encoded by the coding sequence ATGAAACTCGCCATTTTCGGCGCCACCGGCGCCACCGGCCGTCATCTGGTCGATCAGGCCCTGCAAGCGGGACACGAGGTCAGCGCCCTGGTTCGCAGCGCGGACCGGCTCTCGATTGTCCACCCGCGCCTGCGGCTCGTCGTCGGTATTTTTTCGCAGCAGGATGGTGTTCGCGACGTCGTGCAGGGCGCCGATGCCGTGATCAGCGTGCTCGGTGCGCGCAAGGGCGACGCTTCCGCCATCTGCACCGAGGGCATGCGCGGTATTATCGCGGCGATGGAAACGGCCGGCACGCGCCGCCTCGTCGCCTTGAGCGCGTATGGCGCGTCGGAAACGCGGAGAGCGTCGCTGTTCATCCGTGTCGTGCGGCGCATCATCGCCGCCAAGATGCGCGACAAGGACAGCATGGAAGCACTGGTCCGCGCCAGCGCGCTCGACTGGACCCTGGTGCGTCCGCCCGCGCTCACGAACGGCCCGCGCACCGGCCGCTATCGCGCGGGGACAACGCTCAATCCAGGTATCGCGGGGACGCTCGCGCGGGCCGACCTAGCCGCTTTCATGCTGCGCGAAGCCGTGGAAGGCAATTATCGCGGCGCGGCGGTCGTGGTGGCGCGCCAGGGACGATCCGACTGA
- the kbl gene encoding glycine C-acetyltransferase has translation MSEQAKSAFFSGLQHKLDTLREQGLYKPERVLASRQGAEVVADDGRTLINMCANNYLGLSGDLQTQNASIEATEKYGYGLSSVRFICGTQTVHKELEKAISAFLGTEDTILYAAAFDANGGVFEPLFDENDAIISDALNHASIIDGIRLCKAGRYRYQHNDMADLEVQLQAANAAGKRHKVIVTDGVFSMDGTIAQLDKICDLADKYGALVMIDECHASGFMGKTGRGTHEHHNVMGRIDIITGTLGKALGGAMGGFTAARKEVIDTLRQKSRPYLFSNTLAPSIAGASLSVLERISKSTELRDRLHENTAYFRKEIERIGFTIKPGTHPVVPVMLFEAPVAQRFAARMYELGVLLSGFFYPVVPMGQARVRVQLSAAHTREQLDTVLKAFEQAGRELGILKNQEH, from the coding sequence ATGAGCGAACAAGCGAAGAGTGCGTTTTTCAGCGGCCTGCAGCACAAGCTGGACACCTTGCGCGAGCAGGGCCTGTACAAGCCGGAGCGCGTGCTGGCCTCGCGCCAGGGCGCCGAAGTGGTGGCCGACGATGGCCGCACCCTGATTAATATGTGCGCCAACAATTACCTCGGCCTGTCGGGCGACCTGCAAACGCAGAATGCGTCGATCGAGGCGACCGAAAAATACGGCTACGGCCTGTCGTCGGTGCGCTTCATCTGCGGCACCCAGACCGTGCACAAGGAACTCGAAAAAGCCATCTCGGCGTTCCTCGGCACTGAAGACACTATCTTGTACGCGGCCGCCTTCGACGCCAACGGCGGCGTGTTCGAGCCGCTGTTCGACGAAAACGACGCCATCATTTCCGACGCGCTCAATCACGCCTCGATCATCGACGGCATCCGCCTGTGCAAGGCCGGCCGCTATCGCTACCAGCACAACGACATGGCCGACCTTGAAGTGCAGCTGCAGGCGGCAAACGCCGCCGGCAAGCGCCACAAGGTCATCGTCACCGACGGCGTGTTCTCGATGGATGGCACCATCGCCCAGCTGGACAAGATCTGCGACCTGGCCGACAAATACGGCGCGCTGGTGATGATCGACGAATGCCACGCATCGGGCTTCATGGGCAAGACCGGCCGCGGCACGCACGAACACCACAACGTCATGGGCCGCATCGACATCATCACCGGCACCCTGGGCAAGGCCCTGGGCGGCGCGATGGGCGGCTTTACCGCCGCGCGCAAGGAAGTGATCGACACCTTGCGCCAGAAATCGCGTCCCTACCTGTTCTCGAACACCCTGGCGCCATCGATTGCCGGCGCTTCGCTGTCGGTGCTGGAGCGCATTTCCAAGTCGACCGAACTGCGCGACCGCCTGCACGAAAACACCGCCTACTTCCGCAAGGAGATCGAGCGCATCGGCTTTACCATCAAGCCGGGCACCCACCCGGTGGTGCCGGTGATGCTGTTCGAGGCGCCCGTGGCGCAGCGCTTCGCGGCGCGCATGTACGAACTGGGCGTGCTCCTGAGCGGCTTCTTCTACCCTGTGGTGCCGATGGGGCAGGCGCGGGTGAGGGTGCAGCTGTCGGCCGCGCACACCCGCGAACAGCTCGACACCGTATTGAAAGCATTCGAACAGGCCGGGCGCGAGCTGGGCATTCTCAAGAATCAAGAACATTAA
- the thrC gene encoding threonine synthase, whose product MHYVSTRAAKAAESQAPQQFSDILLGGLAPDGGLYLPAEYPQVTGAELDAWRKLSYADLAFEILKKFATDIPEADLKKLTKKTYTADVYRNVRKGEKSADITPLRVLEKDGDKTLILQALSNGPTLAFKDMAMQLLGNLFEYTLAKDGAELNIFGATSGDTGSAAEYAMRGKKGIRVFMLSPHKKMSAFQTAQMFSLQDPNIFNIAVEGVFDDCQDLVKAVSNDLPFKAAQKIGTVNSINWARVVAQVVYYFRGYLAATTDNTQKVSFTVPSGNFGNICAGHIARMMGLPIDRLVAATNENDVLDEFFRTGVYRVRKSAETFHTSSPSMDISKASNFERFIYDLVGRDPERVRALFLKVETQGGFDLSGKPGSDGDEFKLVSNYGFSSGKSTHKDRLDTIRDVQDDFDITIDTHTADGIKVARQYMAPGVPMIVLETALAAKFNETILDALGVDAERPAGFEDIESLPQKFIVMPADVAQMQAYIAANTGL is encoded by the coding sequence ATGCATTACGTGTCTACCCGCGCCGCCAAGGCCGCCGAATCGCAAGCTCCCCAACAATTCTCCGACATCCTGCTGGGCGGCCTCGCGCCGGACGGCGGCCTGTACCTGCCGGCCGAGTATCCGCAGGTGACGGGGGCCGAACTCGATGCCTGGCGCAAGCTGTCCTACGCCGACCTGGCTTTCGAGATCCTGAAAAAATTCGCGACCGACATTCCCGAAGCGGACCTCAAAAAACTGACCAAAAAGACCTACACGGCCGATGTGTACCGCAACGTGCGCAAGGGCGAAAAAAGCGCCGACATCACGCCGCTGCGCGTCCTGGAAAAGGACGGCGACAAGACCCTGATCCTGCAAGCACTGTCGAACGGCCCGACCCTGGCCTTCAAGGACATGGCGATGCAGTTGCTTGGCAATCTGTTCGAATACACCCTGGCCAAGGATGGCGCCGAACTCAATATCTTCGGTGCCACCTCGGGCGACACCGGCAGCGCGGCCGAATACGCCATGCGCGGCAAGAAGGGCATCCGCGTGTTCATGCTCTCGCCGCACAAGAAAATGAGCGCCTTCCAGACCGCGCAGATGTTCAGCCTGCAGGACCCGAACATCTTCAACATCGCCGTCGAAGGCGTGTTCGACGATTGCCAGGACCTGGTCAAGGCGGTCTCGAACGACCTGCCTTTCAAGGCCGCACAAAAAATCGGCACCGTCAATTCGATCAATTGGGCGCGCGTGGTCGCGCAGGTGGTGTACTACTTCCGCGGCTACCTTGCCGCCACCACCGACAATACGCAAAAAGTCTCGTTCACGGTCCCGTCTGGGAACTTCGGCAACATCTGCGCCGGCCACATCGCGCGCATGATGGGCCTGCCGATCGACCGCCTGGTCGCCGCCACCAATGAAAACGACGTGCTCGACGAATTCTTCCGCACCGGCGTGTACCGCGTGCGCAAGTCGGCCGAAACGTTCCACACCAGCAGCCCGTCGATGGACATTTCGAAAGCGTCCAATTTCGAGCGCTTCATCTACGACCTGGTCGGGCGCGACCCCGAGCGCGTGCGCGCCTTGTTCCTCAAGGTGGAAACCCAGGGCGGCTTCGACCTGTCGGGCAAACCGGGCAGCGACGGCGACGAGTTCAAGCTGGTGTCGAACTACGGCTTCTCCTCGGGTAAATCGACCCACAAGGACCGCCTCGATACCATCCGCGACGTGCAGGACGATTTCGACATCACCATCGACACCCACACCGCCGACGGCATCAAGGTCGCGCGCCAGTACATGGCGCCGGGTGTGCCGATGATCGTGCTCGAAACCGCGCTGGCGGCCAAGTTCAACGAAACGATCCTCGACGCGCTTGGTGTGGACGCCGAACGTCCGGCCGGCTTCGAGGATATCGAATCGCTGCCGCAGAAATTCATCGTCATGCCGGCCGACGTGGCGCAGATGCAGGCTTACATCGCCGCCAATACGGGCTTGTAA
- a CDS encoding helix-turn-helix domain-containing protein, translated as MKPPVSSNSPPEVGATLQRMRLARGLTLEDLSRIAGVSKSMLSQIEREKANPTIAITWRLANALGVAIGELLSADTRPVETIRVVDAHETPTLPGAHAGYVLRILGPMDLAGKYEWYELTLAPGGELASQAHDPGTSEHMTVLHGSMELEVGSDKKKIKLGGTARYPADQNHVIRNAGKTEAKALLVVVHR; from the coding sequence ATGAAACCACCTGTATCGAGCAATTCTCCACCTGAAGTAGGCGCCACCTTGCAACGCATGCGGCTGGCGCGCGGCCTGACCCTGGAGGATTTGTCGCGCATCGCCGGCGTGTCGAAATCCATGTTATCGCAAATCGAAAGGGAGAAGGCGAACCCCACGATCGCCATCACGTGGCGCCTGGCCAACGCGCTTGGCGTGGCCATCGGCGAGCTGCTGTCGGCCGACACGCGCCCGGTCGAGACCATCCGCGTGGTCGACGCGCACGAAACGCCGACCCTGCCGGGCGCCCACGCCGGTTACGTGCTGCGTATCCTGGGACCGATGGATCTGGCTGGAAAGTACGAGTGGTACGAGCTGACCCTGGCGCCGGGCGGCGAACTGGCGTCGCAGGCGCACGATCCGGGCACCAGCGAGCATATGACGGTACTGCACGGCAGCATGGAACTGGAAGTGGGCAGCGACAAGAAGAAAATCAAGCTGGGCGGCACGGCGCGCTATCCGGCCGACCAGAACCACGTGATCCGCAATGCCGGCAAGACCGAGGCCAAGGCCTTGCTGGTGGTGGTGCACCGCTGA
- a CDS encoding L-serine ammonia-lyase: MDMSVFDLFKIGIGPSSSHTVGPMVAARRFLVECGPLDHAVGVEAALYGSLALTGVGHATDKAVILGLMGETPQGVDPERVEDMLAEAELDGVIKLLGTHEVPFSARTGLIWHKSSSLPEHPNGMRFTLKLDDGSVIERIFYSVGGGFIHAAGESQARQSNGESTAPIPYSFDTMDQLLAHGRSSGLSIPQMLRANECARMDGAALDAGIDKIWHVMRDCIAHGLVTGGQLPGGLNVKRRAANLWKQAEDARNSDNRANDLPHDALHLVSLYAMAVNEENAAGGRVVTAPTNGAAGIIPAVLRYYAEDCRPSDPVRGVRDFMLTSAAIGMLCKKNASISGAEIGCQGEVGVACAMAAAGLVAALGGTNEQIENAAEIGIEHHLGMTCDPIGGLVQIPCIERNGMGAIKAITAASLALRGDGTHFVSLDDVIETMRQTGADMQDKYKETSLGGLAIHVVTVNHAAC; the protein is encoded by the coding sequence ATGGACATGAGCGTATTCGACCTATTCAAAATCGGCATCGGGCCGTCGAGTTCCCACACCGTGGGGCCGATGGTGGCGGCGCGGCGTTTTCTGGTCGAATGCGGTCCATTGGACCATGCGGTGGGCGTGGAAGCGGCGCTGTATGGCTCGCTGGCCCTGACCGGCGTGGGCCACGCGACCGACAAGGCGGTCATCCTCGGCCTGATGGGCGAAACGCCGCAGGGCGTGGACCCGGAGCGGGTCGAAGACATGCTGGCCGAAGCCGAACTTGATGGGGTGATCAAGCTGCTGGGCACCCACGAAGTGCCGTTTTCCGCCCGCACCGGCCTAATTTGGCACAAGAGCTCTTCGCTGCCTGAACACCCGAACGGCATGCGCTTCACGCTCAAGCTCGATGACGGCAGCGTCATCGAACGGATTTTCTATTCGGTCGGCGGCGGCTTCATTCACGCCGCCGGCGAATCGCAGGCGCGCCAGAGCAATGGCGAGAGCACGGCACCGATTCCCTACAGCTTCGACACCATGGACCAGCTGCTCGCGCATGGCCGCAGCAGTGGCCTGTCGATTCCGCAAATGCTGCGCGCGAACGAATGCGCGCGCATGGATGGCGCGGCGCTCGATGCCGGCATCGACAAGATCTGGCACGTGATGCGCGACTGTATCGCGCATGGCCTGGTGACCGGCGGGCAGCTGCCCGGTGGCCTGAACGTCAAGCGCCGCGCGGCAAACCTGTGGAAGCAGGCGGAAGACGCCAGGAATAGCGACAACCGCGCCAATGACTTGCCGCACGACGCGCTGCACCTGGTCAGCCTGTACGCGATGGCGGTGAACGAAGAAAATGCCGCCGGCGGGCGTGTGGTGACGGCGCCGACCAACGGCGCTGCCGGCATCATCCCGGCGGTGCTGCGCTACTACGCCGAGGATTGCCGTCCGAGCGATCCGGTGCGCGGGGTGCGCGACTTCATGCTGACATCGGCCGCCATCGGCATGCTGTGCAAGAAGAACGCCTCGATCTCGGGCGCCGAAATCGGTTGCCAGGGCGAAGTGGGCGTCGCTTGCGCGATGGCCGCGGCCGGGTTGGTGGCGGCCCTGGGCGGCACCAATGAGCAGATCGAGAACGCTGCCGAAATCGGCATAGAACATCACCTGGGCATGACGTGCGACCCGATTGGCGGGCTGGTACAGATTCCCTGCATCGAACGTAACGGCATGGGCGCGATCAAGGCGATCACCGCCGCTTCGCTGGCCCTGCGCGGCGACGGCACGCACTTTGTCAGCCTGGACGACGTGATCGAAACCATGCGCCAGACCGGCGCCGACATGCAGGACAAATACAAGGAAACCTCGCTCGGCGGGCTGGCGATCCACGTGGTGACGGTCAACCACGCCGCCTGCTAG